A single region of the Palaemon carinicauda isolate YSFRI2023 chromosome 17, ASM3689809v2, whole genome shotgun sequence genome encodes:
- the LOC137656693 gene encoding uncharacterized protein yields MADSIERELDTLFLGSVWAREYNHSQVVSLAKGSLLVRAQLLLNVADLQAATKMGSVFLRGLHNRHGNDWLGQYSIDVTSIRFTNVAVDPSSLSSTTQPPATEEVEEPSTPVVEVSNTTPLLNVGWGEWGPWSSCFPCSPQYDQIRTRQCHMDAGRGVIISTIEPCLPTGMGGQLEGSGGEMDSRTCQCPHINNKDVSRTTPTTTTTTNSPWKVEEQPQREEDRVVDVAAERLCDSCLPGEVCVGLEGEPYPTCRTALDSGDRTGCGGLCAIDSEVCQALGSRAFQCHSASLCLHDEWRCDDGLCIPHIKRCDGHMNCYDQSDEQRCHCGNNQFQCGNNTSCLPSTSKCDGKMDCWDGSDEVNCTTLCPNPDTQFTCRSSQCIPKQQFCDGLPDCRDGSDEPFGCAGRCQANEYQCRNRRCVPVTSVCDGRDSCGDFSDEQNCNRPLFTVAPGTGTPILNVSNSTTWSGIPVLNISTSAEHFTTARTDRIWLLHLGGKTTYKSENTTPKIPITTEKYSPTVSGRVSLDDFGSRSRVELESNTPRGDLGRGWKRTAQLMPSLDDYAKLVGSESKATSALVHLTDSESEGHVKDSKGVIKREVVSRSSVQSRTSNMEMQGNKRT; encoded by the exons ATGGCGGACTCCATAGAGAGAGAG CTGGACACACTATTCCTTGGGTCTGTTTGGGCCCGCGAGTATAATCACAGTCAAGTCGTCTCACTAGCTAAAGGTTCCCTACTTGTACGAGCTCAGTTGTTGCTGAATGTCGCAGATTTGCAAGCAGCTACTAAAATGGGGTCGGTATTCTTGCGTGGCCTCCACAATCGGCATGGAAATGACTGGCTAGGCCAGTATTCCATCGATGTCACGTCCATCAGGTTCACTAATGTTGCTGTCGATCCTTCTTCGTTATCATCCACCACCCAGCCTCCAGCAACTGAGGAAGTTGAGGAACCATCAACACCGGTTGTAGAAGTATCTAACACTACCCCTCTCTTGAATGTGGGTTGGGGCGAATGGGGTCCCTGGTCTAGTTGCTTCCCGTGCTCCCCCCAATATGATCAGATAAGAACCAGGCAGTGTCACATGGATGCTGGTCGTGGTGTCATTATCAGCACCATTGAACCCTGTCTGCCAACTGGCATGGGAGGTCAACTTGAAGGTTCAGGTGGGGAAATGGACAGCCGTACATGTCAGTGTCCTCACATAAACAATAAGGATGTTTCTAGGACTACTCCCACCACGACTACGACAACAAATAGCCCCTGGAAGGTTGAAGAGCAACCACAAAGGGAAGAAGATCGTGTGGTTGATGTGGCTGCAG AGCGACTATGTGATTCATGTCTCCCTGGAGAAGTCTGTGTTGGATTAGAAGGGGAACCATATCCCACGTGCAGAACAGCGCTGGATTCAGGGGACCGTACCG gttgtggtggcctttGTGCTATAGACTCTGAGGTATGCCAGGCACTGGGATCTCGAGCCTTCCAGTGCCATAGTGCATCACTCTGTCTGCATGATGAGTGGCGTTGTGATGATGGCCTGTGTATACCCCACATTAAGCGCTGCGACGGTCATATGAACTGTTATGATCAAAGTGATGAACAACGCTGTC ATTGTGGTAATAATCAATTTCAATGTGGCAACAATACTTCCTGCCTACCTTCTACTTCAAAATGTGATGGTAAAATGGACTGCTGGGACGGTTCTGATGAAGTAAATTGCACAACAT TGTGCCCCAATCCTGACACTCAGTTTACTTGCCGCAGCAGTCAGTGTATCCCCAAGCAGCAATTCTGCGACGGGTTACCGGATTGTCGAGACGGGTCAGATGAACCCTTTGGATGTGCAGGACGGTGCCAAGCCAACGAGTATCAATGCAG GAACAGAAGATGCGTCCCAGTTACCAGCGTCTGTGATGGCAGGGACTCGTGCGGGGACTTCAGCGATGAACAGAACTGCAATAGGCCTCTCTTCACTGTCGCACCGGGAACGGGAACTCCTATCTTGAATGTCTCGAATTCAACCACCTGGTCTGGGATACCAGTCTTGAACATTTCTACATCAGCAGAGCACTTTACGACTGCCAGAACCGACCGTATTTGGCTGCTACACCTTGGTGGAAAAACAACATATAAATCTGAAAACACTACACCGAAGATTCCTATAACTACTGAAAAATATAGTCCAACAGTATCAGGCCGAGTATCTCTTGATGACTTTGGCTCTCGTAGTAGAGTAGAATTGGAGTCTAACACACCAAGAGGTGATTTAGGGCGAGGTTGGAAAAGGACTGCGCAGCTTATGCCAAGTTTAGATGATTATGCTAAATTAGTTGGATCAGAGTCCAAGGCAACATCTGCTCTTGTACATTTGACAGACAGTGAAAGTGAAGGTCATGTGAAGGATAGCAAAGGTGTTATTAAGCGGGAAGTAGTGAGCAGGTCAAGTGTTCAGAGCAGAACTAGCAATATGGAAATGCAGGGTAACAAAAGAACATGA